In Thalassotalea fonticola, a single genomic region encodes these proteins:
- the agaR gene encoding transcriptional repressor AgaR has translation MLNTIERRHEIVLLTERNGKVSVKQLSEQFDVSTVTIRYDLNELNKRGLIVRSRGGAIASNRLTKELSIKEKQKDNYRSKKLLAIEVAGLIENGESIIIDSGTTTEEVAHCLSTKENLVVMTNGLNIANELARNSNCDVYMTGGKLRHKSMSFHDSHAEERIDNFNFNKVILGVDSIDINTGLSTHFEPEAKLNRVMCNSAEKIIVVTDSAKFGRRSLHSILPLNAIDILVTDSGIPEEFTKLLTEMNVELRLVDID, from the coding sequence ATGTTGAACACCATTGAAAGACGTCATGAAATTGTTTTGCTAACAGAGCGCAATGGCAAGGTATCGGTGAAACAGTTATCGGAGCAATTTGATGTTTCAACCGTTACTATTCGCTATGATTTAAATGAACTCAATAAAAGAGGCCTGATAGTTCGTTCACGCGGTGGTGCTATTGCCAGTAACCGATTAACCAAAGAATTATCAATTAAAGAAAAGCAAAAAGACAACTACCGCAGTAAGAAACTACTCGCTATTGAAGTTGCCGGCTTAATAGAAAATGGTGAATCCATTATCATCGACTCAGGCACAACAACCGAAGAAGTTGCCCACTGTCTGTCTACTAAAGAAAATTTAGTAGTGATGACCAATGGCTTAAATATTGCGAATGAATTAGCCCGAAATTCAAACTGTGATGTATACATGACTGGCGGCAAACTTAGGCATAAATCGATGTCGTTTCATGACTCGCATGCAGAAGAACGTATTGATAACTTTAACTTCAATAAAGTTATTCTTGGGGTAGACAGTATTGATATCAATACTGGTTTAAGCACTCATTTTGAACCGGAAGCCAAATTAAATCGAGTGATGTGTAATAGCGCAGAAAAAATTATTGTGGTAACTGATTCAGCCAAGTTTGGCCGTCGCTCTTTACATTCAATCCTGCCCTTAAATGCAATTGACATTCTAGTAACCGACAGCGGTATCCCAGAAGAGTTTACTAAACTCCTGACCGAGATGAATGTCGAGTTACGTCTGGTAGATATTGATTAA
- a CDS encoding D-tagatose-bisphosphate aldolase, class II, non-catalytic subunit, which produces MQEIVNIIQGNLSGNQTGIYAVCCAQPLVIEAAIVQAKQDNSPLLVEATANQVNQFGGYTGMYPKDFINFIHAIANRLDFPVEHIILGGDHLGPVCWVDEPAASAMEKSKDLIAAYVEAGFKKIHLDCSMGCLDDPEILSDEIVARRAAELCEVAEETAKRMFGSSDIVYVVGTEVPPPGGATEELDGLELTSPSEVKATVEIHQQEFYKRGLGDAWQRVIGLVVQPGVEFDHTSIIDYETDKATDLSACIHQFDGIAFEAHSTDYQNAQAYQELVTDHFAILKVGPQLTYAMREALFALSYIEDILVPKEQQSCLRDICEAQMQEEPKNWQRFYQVPASQGLLYRRYSYSDRIRYYWNDARVNKAVEQLLENLSAIQIPMPLISQFLPDQYQAIRQGKLSADPKQLVLNKIMQVTAVYAEACYKQEL; this is translated from the coding sequence ATGCAGGAAATTGTAAATATTATTCAAGGCAACTTGAGCGGAAATCAAACTGGAATATATGCGGTGTGTTGTGCACAGCCTTTAGTGATAGAGGCTGCAATAGTACAAGCCAAACAAGATAATAGTCCTTTATTAGTGGAAGCTACTGCCAATCAGGTTAACCAGTTTGGTGGCTATACGGGTATGTACCCAAAGGACTTCATCAACTTTATTCATGCCATTGCCAACCGATTAGATTTTCCTGTTGAGCATATTATATTAGGTGGTGATCACTTGGGACCAGTGTGCTGGGTTGATGAACCAGCCGCCAGTGCAATGGAAAAATCGAAAGACTTAATTGCTGCTTATGTTGAAGCAGGATTTAAAAAGATACATCTAGACTGCAGCATGGGCTGTCTAGATGATCCTGAAATATTATCAGATGAAATCGTGGCCAGGCGTGCGGCCGAGCTTTGTGAAGTTGCCGAAGAAACCGCAAAAAGAATGTTTGGCAGTTCTGACATAGTTTATGTTGTTGGTACTGAAGTACCACCACCAGGTGGTGCAACAGAAGAACTGGATGGCCTTGAACTTACCTCACCAAGCGAAGTAAAAGCAACGGTGGAGATTCACCAGCAAGAATTTTATAAACGCGGCTTAGGTGATGCGTGGCAACGGGTGATTGGTTTGGTTGTTCAACCTGGCGTTGAATTTGACCATACTAGCATCATCGACTACGAGACCGATAAAGCGACAGACTTAAGTGCTTGCATTCACCAGTTTGATGGGATCGCCTTTGAGGCACATTCAACGGATTATCAAAATGCACAAGCGTATCAAGAATTAGTTACTGACCATTTTGCAATATTGAAAGTTGGACCACAGCTAACTTATGCCATGCGCGAAGCATTGTTTGCGCTGAGCTACATTGAAGACATATTGGTACCTAAAGAGCAGCAATCTTGTTTGCGTGATATTTGTGAAGCACAAATGCAGGAAGAGCCGAAAAATTGGCAACGATTTTATCAAGTACCAGCAAGCCAAGGTTTACTGTATCGCCGCTATAGTTACAGCGACCGTATTCGTTATTACTGGAATGATGCAAGGGTGAATAAGGCTGTTGAGCAATTATTGGAAAATCTATCAGCGATTCAAATTCCCATGCCATTGATAAGCCAATTCTTACCTGATCAATATCAGGCAATTAGGCAGGGCAAGCTATCTGCTGATCCTAAACAATTAGTATTAAATAAAATTATGCAAGTAACCGCAGTATATGCCGAAGCTTGTTACAAACAAGAATTATAA
- a CDS encoding SIS domain-containing protein, translated as MTTYLTIEEDILKQKKAYWTAKEIAQQPRVWQEAQQTVQDNQAELNAFLTPILAIANLRIILTGAGTSAYIGDAVAPHLSAVNGRLFEAISTTDLVSNPNQNLLKHVPTLLISYGRSGNSPESVGAVEIADQVLDSCYHLVLTCNPKGELAESAEKNPKAFSLLMPEGTLDESFAMTSSYSSMLVSTLCIFSPDTKQLNMAINTTENLLANSIDAIKEQAKNGCDRLVFLGCGSLLGIAREAALKCLELTAGSVLSYCESPLGFRHGPKSLVTDRTEIILLSSSDKYSKGYDDDLWNELVRDDAALSVFRLDSQSFGQNMDLDDIWAGLPYIVYCQILSFFKSVDLDISPDNPCPSGEVNRVVQGVTIYPLAS; from the coding sequence ATGACGACATATTTAACCATTGAAGAAGATATTCTTAAGCAGAAAAAAGCATATTGGACCGCCAAAGAGATAGCGCAACAACCTAGAGTATGGCAAGAAGCACAGCAAACTGTGCAAGATAACCAAGCTGAATTAAACGCATTTTTAACACCTATCTTGGCAATCGCTAACTTACGCATTATTTTAACTGGCGCTGGTACGTCAGCTTATATTGGTGATGCAGTAGCACCTCACCTATCTGCGGTAAATGGCCGGTTATTTGAAGCGATTAGTACAACAGATTTAGTAAGCAATCCGAATCAAAACTTATTGAAGCATGTACCAACATTGCTGATTTCTTACGGACGTTCAGGTAATAGTCCTGAGAGTGTCGGAGCGGTAGAAATTGCCGATCAAGTACTAGATAGTTGCTATCACTTAGTGCTCACCTGTAATCCAAAAGGTGAGTTAGCCGAAAGCGCTGAAAAAAATCCTAAGGCATTTAGTTTACTAATGCCAGAAGGGACATTGGATGAAAGTTTCGCCATGACAAGTAGTTACTCGTCAATGCTAGTATCAACATTATGTATTTTTTCTCCCGATACTAAGCAATTAAACATGGCTATTAATACGACAGAAAACTTGTTAGCAAACAGCATAGATGCCATTAAAGAGCAGGCAAAAAATGGTTGCGATCGTCTAGTGTTTCTTGGCTGTGGCTCATTGCTTGGTATTGCACGTGAAGCGGCATTAAAATGTTTAGAACTTACCGCGGGTTCTGTACTTAGTTATTGTGAGAGCCCTCTGGGCTTCCGTCATGGTCCTAAATCTTTGGTAACCGACCGCACAGAAATTATTTTATTATCATCCTCTGACAAGTACAGCAAAGGTTATGACGATGATCTTTGGAATGAGCTAGTTCGTGACGATGCGGCGCTTTCTGTTTTCAGACTAGACAGTCAAAGCTTTGGTCAAAATATGGATTTAGATGATATTTGGGCAGGATTACCTTATATTGTTTATTGTCAAATCTTATCATTTTTCAAATCAGTAGATTTAGACATTTCACCGGACAACCCATGTCCAAGTGGTGAAGTAAATCGTGTTGTGCAAGGTGTTACTATATATCCTTTAGCATCATAA
- a CDS encoding ROK family protein has product MAVYGLDIGGTKIETAIFDHNLNVLKSWRIDTPTEDYQVFLETIGQLVAQADSYTGERGKVGIGMPGLITPKGQALSANIPCASGKYIRDDLIKILSRPVALENDTRCFALSEAISGAGKGHDRVFGAIIGTGAAGGFCRNGQLDITGQGFAGEYGHIPLPADIQAQYKLPVLKCGCGLQACVESYIAGPGISRLYKHFSGKHISPEHWVARLKQGEQHAKTVLQCHLDILGSTFASLAKFLEPDVIVLGGGVSLVDEIVENLPQAIEKYLFAGFRAPLLKRALHGDSSGVRGAALLGAEINDQ; this is encoded by the coding sequence ATGGCTGTTTATGGATTAGATATTGGTGGTACAAAAATCGAAACAGCGATTTTTGACCACAATTTAAATGTATTAAAAAGTTGGCGGATAGATACGCCAACTGAAGATTATCAAGTTTTTCTTGAAACGATTGGGCAGTTAGTTGCACAAGCGGATAGCTATACTGGTGAGCGCGGCAAAGTTGGTATAGGCATGCCAGGATTAATAACCCCAAAGGGCCAAGCGTTATCGGCTAATATTCCTTGCGCCAGTGGTAAATATATACGTGATGATCTAATAAAAATATTATCCCGCCCGGTGGCGCTTGAAAATGATACTCGCTGCTTTGCTTTATCTGAAGCCATTAGTGGCGCAGGCAAAGGCCACGACAGAGTGTTTGGTGCCATTATCGGCACGGGGGCTGCTGGCGGATTTTGCCGTAATGGTCAGCTCGATATTACTGGGCAGGGCTTTGCTGGTGAGTACGGGCATATTCCATTGCCCGCAGATATTCAGGCTCAGTACAAGTTACCAGTATTGAAATGCGGTTGTGGATTACAGGCTTGCGTAGAAAGTTATATTGCTGGCCCTGGCATCAGCCGATTATATAAACACTTCAGTGGCAAACACATTTCTCCTGAGCATTGGGTTGCTCGTTTAAAGCAAGGTGAGCAACACGCTAAAACTGTTTTACAGTGCCATCTGGATATTCTTGGTTCGACATTTGCTTCCCTTGCTAAATTTCTCGAACCAGATGTGATTGTACTCGGCGGCGGTGTTTCATTAGTCGATGAAATTGTTGAAAATTTACCGCAGGCTATTGAAAAGTACCTGTTTGCTGGCTTTCGAGCACCACTGTTAAAAAGGGCTTTGCATGGTGATTCCAGTGGCGTTAGAGGCGCCGCTTTACTAGGAGCTGAAATTAATGACCAATAA
- the nagA gene encoding N-acetylglucosamine-6-phosphate deacetylase: MTNKRFYLKAKQVFTEHGIKTDHYVLVDKGLIKDISATANLDIQVFDLGDSQLMPGFIDMHIHGREGCDVMDAKLSSLNTISASLAKHGVVGFLATTVTAKWQDSIKAFGTIGEAAHSSLDGAQVLGAYNEGLFFTDEHKGAHNEKFFLRLTKERVDAIYAATQGTLKVVAMAPEFEDSKEMITYLDSLGVKVMLGHTNANYQQTVDALDAGACGGVHIFNGMSGIHHRDPGCAGAVLMDPNAIAEVIADGVHLHPTIMQMVYKLKGPNKMALISDCINAGGFSDGTYRLGELDVYVKDGVARTATGSLAGSTLTLEKAIDNLVELAQVPLLEAVHMASLVPAKFLGLADQIGSIAVNKRANFAILKDNQQVQATMIDGKVVYQQESFHSLATLIR; this comes from the coding sequence ATGACCAATAAACGTTTTTATTTAAAAGCAAAACAGGTGTTTACCGAACACGGTATTAAAACTGATCATTATGTACTCGTTGACAAAGGTCTGATCAAAGATATTAGTGCTACAGCTAATTTGGACATTCAGGTATTTGACTTAGGCGACAGCCAGTTAATGCCGGGTTTTATAGATATGCATATTCATGGCCGTGAAGGCTGTGATGTTATGGATGCGAAGCTGTCTTCATTAAACACTATTTCAGCATCTCTGGCCAAACATGGCGTGGTAGGTTTTTTAGCGACAACGGTTACTGCAAAATGGCAGGACAGTATAAAAGCGTTTGGCACAATAGGCGAAGCTGCTCATTCTTCATTAGATGGTGCACAGGTATTGGGTGCCTATAATGAAGGGTTGTTCTTCACTGATGAGCATAAAGGTGCTCATAATGAAAAATTCTTTTTAAGATTAACTAAAGAGCGAGTCGATGCAATTTATGCGGCAACTCAAGGTACGCTAAAAGTTGTGGCGATGGCACCAGAGTTTGAAGACTCAAAAGAGATGATCACCTATCTGGACTCTCTCGGAGTTAAAGTAATGCTCGGCCATACCAATGCCAATTATCAACAAACCGTGGATGCATTGGATGCAGGAGCCTGTGGTGGTGTTCATATCTTTAATGGTATGAGTGGTATACATCATCGTGATCCAGGTTGTGCCGGCGCGGTGTTAATGGACCCAAATGCAATTGCTGAAGTAATCGCTGATGGCGTACATTTACATCCAACGATTATGCAAATGGTGTACAAACTAAAAGGTCCGAACAAAATGGCTCTGATCAGTGATTGTATCAATGCTGGTGGTTTTAGTGATGGCACTTATCGTTTAGGTGAATTAGATGTTTATGTTAAAGACGGTGTTGCTCGAACGGCTACTGGCTCTTTAGCAGGTAGTACACTTACTCTTGAAAAGGCTATTGATAATTTGGTTGAACTGGCACAAGTACCACTGTTAGAAGCTGTACATATGGCGAGTTTAGTACCGGCAAAGTTCTTAGGGTTAGCTGACCAAATTGGCAGCATAGCGGTTAATAAGCGTGCTAACTTCGCCATTTTAAAAGATAATCAGCAAGTACAGGCAACCATGATTGACGGTAAAGTGGTTTATCAACAGGAAAGTTTTCATTCACTTGCCACATTAATACGCTGA
- a CDS encoding GMC family oxidoreductase yields the protein MSVDNHSTFDAIVIGSGMTGGWAAKELTEQGLNVLLLERGRMVEHGKDYPTAHQDTWDLPFRGKPTQIDLEQQHKQARSPFLVNQAIKHWFVNDLKHPYSETKRFDWHRGYHVGGKSLAWGRQCLRLSDLDFSANKLDGHGIDWPIRYQDIAPWYDKVEQFIGVIGESLNLPQLPDGKFLPPMALNCVERHFRQSLNQEFTDRTLTIGRIAHLTDDKGFAGRSKCQYRNRCMRGCPTGSYFSANSSTLPAAHRTGRLTLRTDSIVSEICYDDSSKLATGVKIIDAKSHEQLTFNARIIFCCASTIATTSLLLQSKSKRFPNGLGNDSGELGHNLMDHHFQVGARADVDGFDDKYYKGRRPVGFHIPRFRNIKTQDEPLDFVRGYGFQGYCSRSNWQRGIKEMSYGKELKESLLKPGSWRIGLVGFGECLPYHDNKISLNYSLLDQWGLPTVSFDCQFKDNEQKMRADMKAQAVEMLSKAGYKNVTPYELEAIPGHAIHEMGTARMGHDPNTSVVNKHNQLHAVANVYVTDGSFMASSAYQNPSLTYMAFTARAAAHAIKQFQAGGFNHG from the coding sequence GTGTCTGTAGATAATCACTCAACATTTGATGCTATCGTCATTGGCTCTGGCATGACCGGTGGCTGGGCAGCAAAAGAGCTCACCGAGCAAGGTTTAAATGTTCTACTGCTAGAGCGTGGTCGCATGGTCGAGCATGGCAAAGATTACCCTACGGCACACCAAGACACTTGGGATCTACCTTTTCGCGGTAAGCCGACACAAATCGACCTTGAACAGCAGCATAAGCAAGCCCGCAGTCCCTTTCTGGTAAATCAGGCAATCAAGCACTGGTTTGTTAATGACCTTAAACACCCTTATAGCGAAACCAAACGTTTTGACTGGCACCGAGGCTATCATGTTGGTGGTAAAAGTTTAGCCTGGGGGCGACAATGTTTACGGTTGAGTGATTTAGATTTTTCGGCAAATAAACTTGATGGTCATGGTATTGACTGGCCAATACGATACCAAGATATTGCCCCCTGGTACGATAAGGTAGAGCAGTTTATTGGTGTTATTGGAGAATCACTCAATTTGCCACAACTCCCCGATGGTAAATTTTTACCTCCTATGGCGTTAAATTGTGTTGAACGACACTTTCGTCAAAGCCTTAATCAAGAATTTACTGATCGCACTTTAACCATAGGTAGAATTGCTCATTTAACCGATGACAAAGGTTTTGCCGGACGCAGTAAATGCCAGTACCGCAATCGTTGTATGCGCGGCTGCCCAACAGGCAGTTACTTTAGTGCTAATTCATCAACGTTACCCGCAGCGCATCGTACCGGTAGATTAACCTTAAGAACCGATTCTATCGTCAGCGAAATTTGCTATGACGATAGCAGCAAGTTGGCAACTGGGGTGAAAATAATCGATGCCAAAAGCCATGAGCAATTAACTTTTAATGCCAGAATAATATTCTGTTGTGCCTCTACCATAGCAACCACATCGTTATTGTTACAATCTAAATCGAAACGCTTTCCCAACGGTTTAGGCAATGATAGTGGTGAACTTGGTCATAACCTGATGGATCATCATTTTCAGGTTGGTGCTCGCGCCGATGTTGATGGTTTTGATGACAAGTACTATAAAGGCCGTCGTCCCGTTGGTTTTCACATACCGCGCTTTCGTAATATAAAAACACAAGATGAACCGCTTGATTTTGTGCGAGGTTATGGCTTTCAGGGCTATTGCAGTCGTAGCAACTGGCAGCGCGGCATTAAAGAAATGTCGTATGGCAAAGAGCTAAAAGAATCATTATTAAAACCTGGATCTTGGCGTATTGGCTTGGTTGGTTTTGGCGAATGTTTACCTTATCACGACAATAAAATTAGTTTGAATTACAGCCTGCTGGATCAGTGGGGCTTGCCTACGGTCAGCTTTGATTGTCAATTTAAAGATAATGAACAGAAGATGCGTGCTGACATGAAGGCGCAAGCGGTTGAAATGCTAAGCAAAGCGGGTTACAAAAATGTGACTCCTTATGAGCTTGAAGCTATTCCGGGTCACGCCATTCATGAAATGGGCACGGCTCGTATGGGGCACGATCCCAACACCTCGGTAGTAAATAAGCACAATCAATTGCACGCAGTGGCAAATGTTTATGTTACTGATGGCTCATTCATGGCATCTTCTGCTTATCAAAACCCATCGCTAACTTATATGGCATTTACCGCCCGGGCGGCAGCACACGCGATAAAACAATTTCAAGCAGGTGGTTTCAATCATGGATAG
- a CDS encoding gluconate 2-dehydrogenase subunit 3 family protein: MDRRAAIGFLLKSLGVTATIPTLVTTLSGCVESPVAANEKLTFLSSEQYSLVQGIVDIILPKTDIVGATELDIALFIDSMLTHTVDTELKSVFKQGAQQCSAELFRQTKRSPLQAEFVHYQQLIAEFFDIDDTLQQDIFIQQSKVVSELNDGQRQQYNLYKFLLTTRQLCLLGFYTSEYVGEHILSYAPIPGEYDACVDLDQIGNAWSA, encoded by the coding sequence ATGGATAGACGAGCTGCAATAGGCTTTTTGCTTAAGTCTCTCGGCGTTACTGCGACTATACCTACACTGGTAACGACTCTTTCTGGCTGTGTTGAGTCTCCTGTCGCGGCGAATGAAAAACTTACTTTTCTAAGCTCTGAACAATACTCACTTGTGCAGGGGATTGTTGATATTATCCTTCCTAAAACTGACATTGTCGGCGCTACTGAACTCGATATTGCTCTGTTTATCGATAGCATGCTCACCCATACAGTCGATACCGAATTAAAGAGTGTTTTTAAACAGGGAGCACAGCAGTGTTCAGCTGAGCTTTTTAGGCAGACAAAACGGTCTCCATTACAGGCCGAATTTGTTCATTACCAGCAACTTATAGCAGAGTTTTTTGATATTGATGATACCCTACAGCAGGATATTTTTATTCAGCAGAGCAAAGTTGTTAGTGAGCTCAATGATGGTCAACGCCAGCAATACAATTTGTATAAGTTCCTATTAACAACACGTCAGCTTTGTTTACTTGGCTTTTATACCAGTGAATATGTAGGCGAACATATTTTAAGTTATGCTCCAATTCCTGGCGAGTATGACGCATGTGTTGACCTTGACCAAATAGGTAATGCCTGGTCAGCATAA